One stretch of Rathayibacter festucae DSM 15932 DNA includes these proteins:
- a CDS encoding NAD(P)/FAD-dependent oxidoreductase → MTASDLPDVLIAGASFAGLAAATALGRSLRDVLVVDGGPPRNAPSPGAHNVLTRDGTAPVELARLARIEAEGYGARVVPGWIVSASTADGGVTATLADGAVLRARRLLLASGSTDRLPGIPGLAERWGRDVLHCPYCHGFEVRGRRIAVLGSGFSGHQAQMFRQLSDRVSILTNGVFQPGAEEAEGLAARGIELIDGAVTEVLVEDDRLVGVVLVEDDRLVGVVVDGRRLELDALVVGPRVEGNLPDGLGLELVDHPSGAARHLTVDPMGRTTAPRVFAAGSLVEPMSQVMAAAADGLRVAAAINYDLIEEEIAAAVRATRG, encoded by the coding sequence ATGACCGCTTCAGACCTCCCCGACGTCCTCATCGCCGGCGCCTCCTTCGCCGGACTCGCCGCCGCCACCGCCCTCGGCCGCAGCCTCCGCGACGTGCTCGTCGTCGACGGCGGGCCGCCCCGCAACGCGCCCTCGCCCGGCGCCCACAACGTGCTCACCCGCGACGGCACCGCGCCCGTCGAGCTCGCCCGCCTCGCCCGGATCGAGGCCGAGGGCTACGGCGCGCGCGTCGTCCCGGGGTGGATCGTGTCGGCCTCGACCGCCGACGGCGGCGTCACCGCGACCCTCGCCGACGGCGCCGTGCTCCGCGCCCGCCGGCTCCTGCTCGCGAGCGGATCGACGGACCGGCTGCCCGGGATCCCGGGGCTCGCCGAGCGCTGGGGCCGCGACGTGCTGCACTGCCCGTACTGCCACGGCTTCGAGGTGCGCGGGCGCCGGATCGCCGTGCTCGGCAGCGGCTTCTCGGGCCACCAGGCGCAGATGTTCCGCCAGCTCAGCGACCGGGTGTCGATCCTCACCAACGGCGTCTTCCAGCCCGGAGCGGAGGAGGCCGAGGGGCTGGCCGCCCGCGGCATCGAGCTGATCGACGGGGCCGTCACCGAGGTCCTCGTCGAGGACGACCGCCTGGTCGGCGTCGTCCTCGTCGAGGACGACCGCCTGGTCGGCGTCGTCGTCGACGGCCGCCGACTCGAGCTCGACGCGCTCGTCGTCGGCCCGCGGGTCGAGGGCAACCTGCCCGACGGCCTCGGCCTCGAGCTCGTCGACCACCCCTCCGGCGCCGCCCGGCACCTCACCGTCGACCCGATGGGCCGCACCACCGCGCCGCGGGTCTTCGCCGCCGGCTCGCTGGTGGAGCCGATGTCGCAGGTGATGGCGGCGGCCGCCGACGGCCTGCGCGTCGCCGCCGCGATCAACTACGACCTGATCGAGGAGGAGATCGCCGCCGCGGTCCGCGCCACGAGGGGCTGA
- a CDS encoding pyridoxal phosphate-dependent aminotransferase: MTPPRPLEQSSKLRNVLYEIRGKALVEASRLESEGHRILKLNTGNPAGFDFEAPHQIVRDMIAAMPSAHGYSDSRGILSARLAVTYRYEEVPGFPPVDPEWVFLGNGVSELITMTLQALLDDGDEVLIPAPDYPLWTAMTSLAGGTAVHYRCAEDDGWQPDLEDIRSKITARTKAIVVINPNNPTGAVYTREVLEGIVALAEEHSLLLLADEIYDRILYDDAQHIPLASLAPDQLCLTFNGLSKTYRVAGYRSGWLAITGPREHAAGFLEGITLLASTRLCPNVPGQYAVQAALSGVQSIEALIAPGGRLRRQRDAAWKGLQAIPGVSCELPMGALYAFPRLDPEVHEIRDDGRLVYDLLLAEHILLVPGTGFNWPTPDHLRIVTLPEERVISEAIERLGNFLSSYTQ, from the coding sequence ATGACCCCGCCGCGCCCCCTCGAGCAGTCCTCCAAGCTCCGCAACGTCCTCTACGAGATCCGCGGCAAGGCGCTCGTGGAGGCGTCGCGGCTGGAGAGCGAGGGGCACCGCATCCTGAAGCTGAACACCGGCAACCCGGCCGGCTTCGACTTCGAGGCGCCGCACCAGATCGTCCGCGACATGATCGCCGCGATGCCCAGCGCGCACGGCTACAGCGACAGCCGCGGGATCCTCTCGGCCCGCCTCGCGGTGACCTACCGCTACGAGGAGGTCCCCGGCTTCCCGCCGGTGGACCCCGAGTGGGTGTTCCTCGGCAACGGGGTGTCCGAGCTGATCACGATGACGCTGCAGGCGCTGCTCGACGACGGCGACGAGGTGCTCATCCCGGCGCCCGACTACCCGCTCTGGACGGCGATGACGAGCCTCGCCGGCGGCACCGCGGTGCACTACCGCTGCGCGGAGGACGACGGCTGGCAGCCCGACCTCGAGGACATCCGCTCGAAGATCACGGCGCGCACCAAGGCGATCGTCGTGATCAACCCCAACAACCCGACCGGCGCCGTCTACACCCGCGAGGTGCTCGAGGGGATCGTCGCGCTCGCCGAGGAGCACTCGCTGCTGCTGCTCGCCGACGAGATCTACGACCGGATCCTCTACGACGACGCCCAGCACATCCCGCTGGCGTCGCTCGCGCCGGACCAGCTCTGCCTCACCTTCAACGGCCTGTCGAAGACCTACCGCGTCGCCGGCTACCGCTCCGGCTGGCTGGCGATCACCGGGCCGCGCGAGCACGCCGCAGGGTTCCTCGAGGGGATCACCCTGCTCGCCTCGACCCGGCTCTGCCCCAACGTGCCGGGGCAGTACGCGGTGCAGGCGGCGCTCTCGGGCGTGCAGTCGATCGAGGCGCTGATCGCGCCCGGCGGGCGGCTGCGGCGCCAGCGCGACGCCGCGTGGAAGGGACTGCAGGCGATCCCCGGCGTCTCCTGCGAGCTGCCGATGGGAGCGCTCTACGCGTTCCCGCGGCTCGACCCGGAGGTGCACGAGATCCGCGACGACGGACGGCTGGTCTACGACCTGCTGCTCGCGGAGCACATCCTGCTGGTGCCCGGCACCGGCTTCAACTGGCCGACACCCGACCACCTGCGGATCGTGACGCTGCCGGAGGAGCGGGTCATCTCGGAGGCGATCGAGCGGCTGGGGAACTTCCTGTCGTCGTACACGCAGTAG
- a CDS encoding response regulator, translated as MSTPATAAPIRVLVVEDEPLTASAHADYVRRVEGFEVAAVAGSGAEAIRALRADPAIALILLDMNLPDMGGLDLCRAVRTAGLDVDVIAITAVRDAAVVRASVAAGIVQYLIKPFVFSVFAAKLASYRQYRERMHGADVASQHEVDGAFAALRTSNAPGLAKGLSAETLDAVTALLGPVGLSAGELAARLDVSRVTARRYLEHLADSGVAERAPRYGSPGRPELEYRRV; from the coding sequence ATGAGCACGCCCGCGACCGCCGCGCCGATCCGCGTCCTCGTCGTCGAGGACGAGCCGCTGACCGCGAGCGCGCACGCCGACTACGTCCGCCGCGTCGAGGGCTTCGAGGTCGCGGCCGTCGCCGGCAGCGGGGCCGAGGCGATCCGGGCCCTGCGCGCCGATCCCGCGATCGCGCTGATCCTGCTCGACATGAACCTGCCCGACATGGGCGGGCTCGACCTCTGCCGTGCCGTGCGCACCGCGGGCCTGGACGTCGACGTGATCGCGATCACCGCCGTGCGCGACGCGGCAGTGGTGCGCGCCTCCGTCGCCGCCGGGATCGTGCAGTACCTGATCAAGCCGTTCGTCTTCAGCGTCTTCGCGGCGAAGCTCGCCAGCTACCGCCAGTACCGCGAGCGGATGCACGGCGCCGACGTCGCGAGCCAGCACGAGGTCGACGGCGCCTTCGCCGCGCTGCGGACCTCCAACGCGCCGGGGCTGGCGAAGGGACTCTCGGCGGAGACGCTCGACGCGGTGACCGCGCTGCTGGGCCCGGTCGGCCTCTCCGCGGGCGAGCTCGCGGCCCGCCTCGACGTCTCACGGGTCACCGCGCGGCGCTACCTCGAGCACCTCGCCGACTCGGGAGTCGCCGAGCGCGCCCCGCGCTACGGCTCGCCGGGGCGGCCGGAGCTGGAGTACCGCAGGGTCTGA
- a CDS encoding ATP-binding protein: protein MPGASPRGSIAARLFAVQLVCILVIGAVAVLVLAFDARGRAGDDAAQRSLVVARTVADNPFVLDAAQGADPSASLQPYAEEIMADTGVDFLTIMNPDRTRYTHRDRAQIGLPFIGTIAPALEGRTFTETYTGTLGPSVRAVAPIESADGTVVALVSAGVTLSRVDASFLPRLQVVAGGVLGAVALGGIGSWLLARYLRRVTGGRGPEQMSQVFAYYESVLHSVREGLLLVDDRGRLVLANDHALELLGLEGVSIPVPVAELDLPDALRAVLLADEPVADRLVVAHERILVVNERPAASPGARPLGTVTTLRDRTELQRVSGELESMRTLSDALRSQTHEFSNRLHTIASLIELGRPEEALAFAAGELNLSQRLADRVLGSVQEPVIAALLLGKAAQARERGVELHLETHLEPGAQGFEPGDLVTVLGNLIDNALDAAASSAADREPWVEVYLGLAEASGAEGAELVLQVSDSGPGVAEAADVFARGYSTKESDAFGRGIGLALVQQVVQRLGGSIEVTRHVGAVFTVQLPLRDPAGATR from the coding sequence ATGCCCGGAGCGAGCCCCCGCGGCAGCATCGCCGCCCGGCTGTTCGCGGTGCAGCTGGTCTGCATCCTCGTGATCGGCGCGGTGGCGGTGCTGGTCCTCGCGTTCGACGCCCGCGGGCGCGCCGGCGACGACGCGGCCCAGCGGAGCCTCGTGGTCGCGCGCACCGTCGCCGACAACCCGTTCGTCCTCGACGCGGCGCAGGGCGCGGACCCGTCCGCCTCGCTCCAGCCCTACGCGGAGGAGATCATGGCCGACACCGGCGTCGACTTCCTCACGATCATGAACCCCGACCGCACCCGCTACACCCACCGCGACCGCGCGCAGATCGGCCTGCCGTTCATCGGCACCATCGCGCCTGCGCTCGAGGGCCGCACCTTCACCGAGACCTACACCGGCACCCTCGGCCCCTCGGTGCGCGCCGTCGCCCCGATCGAGAGCGCCGACGGCACCGTCGTCGCGCTGGTCTCGGCGGGCGTGACCCTCAGCCGCGTGGACGCCTCCTTCCTCCCCCGCCTGCAGGTCGTCGCGGGAGGCGTGCTCGGCGCGGTGGCGCTCGGCGGCATCGGCTCCTGGCTGCTCGCCCGCTACCTCCGCCGGGTCACGGGCGGCCGGGGGCCCGAGCAGATGAGCCAGGTCTTCGCCTACTACGAGTCGGTGCTGCACTCGGTGCGCGAGGGGCTGCTCCTCGTCGACGACCGCGGGCGGCTGGTGCTCGCGAACGACCACGCGCTCGAGCTGCTCGGGCTCGAGGGCGTGTCGATCCCGGTTCCCGTCGCCGAGCTCGACCTCCCCGACGCCCTGCGCGCGGTGCTGCTCGCCGACGAGCCGGTCGCCGACCGCCTGGTCGTCGCGCACGAGCGGATCCTGGTGGTCAACGAGCGACCGGCCGCCTCCCCCGGTGCCCGGCCGCTCGGCACCGTCACGACGCTCCGCGACCGCACCGAGCTGCAGCGAGTGTCCGGCGAGCTGGAGTCGATGCGCACACTCTCGGACGCGCTGCGCTCGCAGACCCACGAGTTCTCCAACCGCCTGCACACCATCGCCTCGCTGATCGAGCTCGGCCGGCCGGAGGAGGCGCTCGCCTTCGCGGCCGGCGAGCTGAACCTCAGCCAGCGGCTCGCGGACCGGGTGCTCGGCTCGGTGCAGGAGCCGGTGATCGCCGCGCTGCTGCTCGGCAAGGCCGCTCAGGCCCGCGAGCGCGGGGTCGAACTGCACCTCGAGACGCACCTCGAGCCGGGCGCGCAGGGCTTCGAGCCCGGCGACCTGGTGACCGTGCTCGGCAACCTGATCGACAACGCGCTCGACGCGGCCGCCTCCTCCGCCGCCGACCGCGAGCCGTGGGTCGAGGTCTACCTCGGCCTGGCCGAGGCGTCGGGAGCCGAGGGCGCCGAGCTGGTGCTGCAGGTCTCCGACAGCGGACCCGGCGTCGCCGAGGCGGCCGACGTCTTCGCCCGCGGCTACTCGACGAAGGAGTCCGATGCGTTCGGCCGCGGCATCGGCCTCGCGCTGGTGCAGCAGGTGGTGCAGCGGCTCGGCGGGAGCATCGAGGTCACCCGGCACGTCGGCGCGGTGTTCACGGTGCAGCTGCCGCTGCGGGACCCGGCCGGGGCGACGCGATGA
- a CDS encoding cation:dicarboxylate symporter family transporter, translated as MAKTPGSPADRPRTDRLSPAVTPAKTRRRIDRNHWLYIAVIIAVVAGVIVGLVAPAFAATLEPVGKAFVGLIKMMIAPIIFCTIVIGIGSIAKAATVGKVGGLALGYFIVMSTFALAIGLVVGNILHPGEGLDISSATYDTTDLKAESTSDFILGIIPVSLFSSLVDGSILQTLFVALLVGFALQKMGAKGQPILGAIKQLQVLVFRILSMVLWVAPIGAFGAIAAVVGKTGWGAVVALATLMIGFYLTCAIFVVVILGLLLRLVTGVSIFSLMKYLAREYLLIVGTSSSEAALPRLIAKMEHLGVSKPVVGITVPTGYSFNLDGTAIYLTMASLFIASATGAPMSIPEQIGLLLFMMVASKGAAGVTGAGLATLAGGLQSFRPDLVNGVGVIVGIDRFMSEARAVTNFTGNAVATLLVGTWTKQIDMVQVREVLGGRAPFDEATLGADEHEAPASGTSITEGIASIQDSDEAERTRAELSAKR; from the coding sequence ATGGCGAAGACGCCCGGCAGCCCCGCCGACCGGCCCCGCACCGACAGGCTCAGCCCCGCGGTCACCCCCGCGAAGACCCGCCGGCGGATCGACCGCAACCACTGGCTCTACATCGCCGTGATCATCGCGGTCGTCGCCGGCGTGATCGTCGGCCTGGTCGCCCCCGCGTTCGCCGCGACGCTCGAGCCCGTCGGCAAGGCGTTCGTGGGACTGATCAAGATGATGATCGCGCCGATCATCTTCTGCACGATCGTGATCGGCATCGGCTCGATCGCCAAGGCCGCGACGGTCGGCAAGGTCGGCGGTCTCGCCCTCGGCTACTTCATCGTGATGTCGACCTTCGCGCTGGCCATCGGCCTGGTCGTCGGCAACATCCTGCACCCGGGTGAGGGCCTCGACATCTCGAGCGCCACCTACGACACCACGGACCTCAAGGCGGAGTCGACCAGCGACTTCATCCTCGGGATCATCCCGGTCTCGCTGTTCTCCTCGCTCGTGGACGGCAGCATCCTGCAGACGCTCTTCGTCGCCCTCCTGGTCGGCTTCGCACTGCAGAAGATGGGCGCCAAGGGCCAGCCGATCCTCGGCGCGATCAAGCAGCTCCAGGTGCTGGTCTTCCGCATCCTCTCGATGGTGCTCTGGGTCGCGCCGATCGGCGCATTCGGCGCGATCGCCGCGGTGGTCGGCAAGACCGGCTGGGGCGCGGTCGTCGCCCTCGCCACCCTGATGATCGGCTTCTACCTCACCTGCGCGATCTTCGTGGTCGTCATCCTCGGCCTGCTGCTGCGCCTGGTCACCGGCGTCAGCATCTTCTCGCTGATGAAGTACCTGGCCCGCGAGTACCTGCTCATCGTCGGCACCTCCTCCTCCGAGGCCGCTCTGCCCCGCTTGATCGCCAAGATGGAGCACCTGGGCGTCTCCAAGCCCGTCGTCGGCATCACCGTCCCGACCGGCTACTCCTTCAACCTCGACGGCACAGCGATCTACCTCACGATGGCCTCGCTCTTCATCGCCTCGGCGACCGGCGCCCCGATGTCGATCCCGGAGCAGATCGGGCTCCTGCTCTTCATGATGGTCGCCTCCAAGGGCGCCGCGGGCGTCACCGGCGCCGGCCTCGCCACGCTGGCCGGCGGCCTGCAGTCCTTCCGCCCCGACCTGGTCAACGGCGTCGGCGTCATCGTCGGCATCGACCGCTTCATGTCGGAGGCCCGCGCGGTCACCAACTTCACCGGCAACGCGGTCGCCACCCTCCTCGTCGGCACCTGGACCAAGCAGATCGACATGGTGCAGGTCCGCGAGGTGCTCGGTGGCCGCGCCCCCTTCGACGAGGCCACCCTCGGCGCGGACGAGCACGAGGCCCCGGCGTCCGGCACCTCGATCACCGAGGGCATCGCCTCCATCCAGGACTCGGACGAGGCCGAGCGCACCCGCGCGGAGCTGAGCGCGAAGCGCTAG